From Xenopus laevis strain J_2021 chromosome 7L, Xenopus_laevis_v10.1, whole genome shotgun sequence, one genomic window encodes:
- the LOC121395451 gene encoding syncytin-2-like, with amino-acid sequence MIRCIVSIYTCCLMYFGYCYEESHQNLLFKMHLQLTKTANRSNCWVCSKPPPSQSIPAMAAVHALYDIRVGMRKFSPSGRSVERHLSIEFNQTFLDGNVTYGLDVSPEACTRLSRPVWVSGQLGQSGICFNISSGFGAKSLGRTECPSGITIQLLRNARNRNPNDLCVSLTGPFYFLCGQAAYRVVPPNTRGSCSLVRLVPASYIADGHKDLMVQRRVSVGRRTRRELFSAGDRAWAWFPAWTGWGIELMKRLNNFSIIMDEMFNETVEAMREISSEQRQLKTLMLQEKMALDYLLASKGGFCEFIGEDCCTWVEDTGDKVQAHLDKVKALQGQARAIAEEGWNPFKGLGGFGDMLFSIGSWLKEVGVYVLMLLCFLFLLYVTARMTCCLVNQVAKSRAEDHVMIP; translated from the exons ATGATCAGGTGCATTGTTTCTATATACACttgttgtttaatgtattttggatactGTTATGAGGAGTCACATCAGAATTTACTGTTCAAGATGCATTTACAATTAACAAAGACAGCAAATAGGTCCAACTGCTGGGTGTGCTCCAAACCCCCTCCGAGCCAGAGCATCCCGGCGATGGCGGCAGTACATGCCCTTTATGACATCAGGGTGGGCATGAGAAAATTTAGTCCTTCAGGTAGATCAGTGGAACGCCATCTGTCCATAGAATTTAATCAGACATTCTTAGATGGTAATGTCACCTATGGTCTTGATGTCAGCCCCGAGGCTTGTACTAGACTTAGCAGACCCGTGTGGGTATCCGGTCAATTAGGCCAGTCCgggatttgttttaatatcagCTCTGGTTTTGGAGCCAAGTCCCTGGGGAGGACCGAATGCCCATCTGGGATAACCATCCAG TTGTTGCGCAATGCCCGTAACCGTAACCCCAATGACCTTTGTGTCTCATTAACTGGGCCCTTTTACTTTTTGTGCGGCCAGGCTGCCTATAGAGTCGTTCCCCCGAATACTAGAGGGTCATGCTCCTTAGTCAGGTTAGTCCCTGCCTCCTACATTGCCGATGGTCACAAGGACCTGATGGTGCAGAGGAGGGTAAGTGTGGGAAGAAGGACCAGGAGAGAGCTATTCTCCGCAGGGGACCGTGCATGGGCATGGTTTCCGGCATGGACCGGATGGGGTATAGAACTTATGAAGCGGCTAAATAATTTTTCCATCATAATGGACGAGATGTTTAATGAGACAGTCGAAGCCATGAGAGAAATTTCTTCTGAACAACGACAGCTGAAGACCCTTATGCTTCAGGAGAAAATGGCTCTCGACTATCTTTTAGCATCAAAGGGGGGTTTCTGTGAGTTCATTGGGGAGGATTGCTGTACCTGGGTGGAAGATACTGGGGACAAGGTTCAGGCCCATCTTGACAAGGTGAAAGCGTTACAGGGACAAGCACGTGCTATTGCAGAGGAGGGttggaacccctttaaaggtttagggGGCTTCGGTGATATGTTGTTTTCTATTGGATCATGGCTTAAAGAAGTTGGAGTGTATGTCCTGATGCTGCTCtgctttcttttcctcctctatGTGACGGCGAGAATGACCTGTTGTTTGGTGAACCAAGTTGCAAAGAGCCGTGCAGAGGACCATGTGATGATTCCATAA